One genomic segment of Mangifera indica cultivar Alphonso chromosome 6, CATAS_Mindica_2.1, whole genome shotgun sequence includes these proteins:
- the LOC123219022 gene encoding heat stress transcription factor A-4a-like has product MDDSQGSSNSLPPFLSKTYDMVDDPSTDSIVSWSASNKSFVVWNPPEFARDLLPRFFKHNNFSSFIRQLNTYGFRKVDPEQWEFANEDFVRGQPHLMKNIHRRKPVHSHSLQNVQGQGNPSTELERQSLKEEIERLKNDKKLLILELQRHEQERRGFQLQMQLLKKRFQHMEQRQQKMLSSVAQALQKPGVASNLRSQLETHDRKRRLPRIGYFYDEGNIGDNQMETSQTVARDNAESTSTLPPNTEQFEHLESSLTFWENIVHDVDETAFQPNSSLELDESTSCADSPAISCIQLNVDARPKSPGIDMNAEPVVAAASDPGVSKEPAAVTTAPVTTGVNDVFWEQFLTENPGSTETQEVQSERREPDGRKKESKPVEHGRFLWNMRNVNSLAEQMGHLTPAERT; this is encoded by the exons ATGGATGACTCTCAAGGCAGTTCAAATTCGCTTCCTCCTTTCCTTTCGAAAACATATGACATGGTAGATGATCCTTCGACAGATTCAATCGTGTCCTGGAGTGCATCTAACAAAAGCTTTGTTGTGTGGAATCCACCAGAGTTTGCTAGGGATCTGCTACCAAGATTCTTTAAGCACAATAATTTCTCAAGTTTTATCAGACAGCTCAATACATAT GGTTTCAGAAAAGTTGATCCCGAGCAATGGGAATTTGCAAATGAGGATTTTGTAAGAGGTCAGCCACATCTCATGAAGAATATCCACAGGCGAAAGCCAGTTCATAGTCATTCTCTTCAGAATGTACAAGGCCAGGGAAATCCATCAACTGAATTGGAAAGACAGAGTTTAAAGGAAgagattgagagattaaaaaatgacaaaaaattgctTATTTTGGAGCTACAGAGGCATGAGCAAGAGCGGCGAGGATTTCAATTGCAAATGCAGCTTTTGAAGAAGCGTTTTCAGCATATGGAGCAGAGACAGCAGAAGATGTTGTCTTCTGTGGCTCAAGCCTTGCAGAAACCAGGGGTTGCCTCAAATCTTAGGTCACAATTGGAAACTCATGATAGAAAGAGAAGACTTCCTAGAATAGGTTACTTCTATGATGAAGGCAACATTGGAGACAATCAGATGGAGACTTCCCAAACTGTGGCTAGAGATAATGCTGAGAGTACAAGTACTTTGCCACCAAACACAGAACAGTTTGAGCATTTGGAATCCTCCTTGACCTTTTGGGAGAATATTGTGCACGATGTTGATGAAACTGCCTTTCAACCTAATTCAAGCCTGGAGTTGGATGAATCTACAAGTTGTGCAGATAGCCCAGCCATATCTTGTATACAACTTAATGTTGATGCCCGGCCAAAATCTCCTGGAATTGACATGAACGCTGAGCCTGTTGTTGCAGCTGCTTCTGATCCTGGTGTGTCGAAGGAACCAGCAGCTGTGACCACTGCTCCTGTGACAACCGGTGTCAATGATGTATTTTGGGAACAGTTTTTGACAGAGAATCCTGGTTCTACTGAAACCCAGGAAGTTCAGTCAGAAAGAAGAGAACCTGAtggcagaaagaaagaaagcaaaCCTGTTGAACATGGCAGATTTTTGTGGaatatgagaaatgtaaatAGTCTTGCAGAACAGATGGGGCATCTAACTCCTGCAGAGAGAACTTGA
- the LOC123218773 gene encoding BES1/BZR1 homolog protein 4-like isoform X1 — translation MTSGTRMPTWKERENNKRRERRRRAIASKIYSGLRMYGNYKLPKHCDNNEVLKALCNEAGWTVEEDGTTYKKGCKPVERMDIIGGSASASPCSSYQPSPCVSYNPSPASSSFPSPRASHYAANANGSDANFLIPWLKNLSSSTSSISSKQSHHLYIHAGSISAPVTPPLSSPTARTPRAKNDWDDAAVGSAWPMQQYSLLPSSTPPSPSRQVLPDSGWLAGIQIPQSGPSSPTFSLVARNPFGFREEVLSGGPSRMWTPGQSGTCSPAVPAGFDQTADVPMTDGIAAEFAFGCNATGLVKPWEGERIHEECVSDDLELTLGNSRTR, via the exons ATGACGTCTGGAACGAGAATGCCGACTTGGAAGGAGAGGGAAAACAACAAGAGACGAGAGCGCAGAAGACGAGCCATCGCCTCCAAGATCTACTCAGGCTTGAGAATGTACGGTAACTACAAACTGCCTAAACACTGTGACAACAACGAGGTCTTGAAAGCTCTCTGTAATGAAGCCGGTTGGACCGTTGAAGAAGACGGCACCACTTACAAAAAG GGTTGCAAACCTGTAGAACGCATGGACATTATAGGAGGGTCTGCATCAGCTAGTCCATGCTCGTCATATCAGCCAAGTCCATGTGTATCCTACAATCCAAGTCCTGCCTCATCTTCCTTTCCTAGTCCAAGGGCATCTCATTATGCTGCCAACGCAAATGGTTCTGATGCCAATTTCCTTATACCATGGCTCAAAAACCTCTCTTCTAGTACATCATCAATTTCATCTAAACAATCCCACCATCTCTATATTCATGCAGGTTCCATAAGTGCCCCAGTGACCCCTCCATTGAGCTCCCCAACTGCCCGAACTCCTCGAGCAAAAAATGACTGGGATGACGCTGCTGTGGGCTCAGCCTGGCCCATGCAGCAATATTCTTTATTGCCATCATCAACCCCACCAAGTCCTAGCCGCCAAGTCCTACCTGATTCAGGATGGCTTGCAGGAATTCAGATTCCCCAAAGTGGTCCTTCGTCTCCTACATTCAGCCTTGTTGCACGAAATCCATTTGGGTTTAGAGAGGAGGTTTTGTCAGGTGGACCATCACGAATGTGGACTCCAGGACAAAGTGGGACCTGCTCTCCTGCAGTTCCTGCCGGCTTTGATCAAACGGCAGATGTTCCAATGACAGATGGTATTGCAGCTGAGTTTGCATTTGGCTGTAATGCAACTGGTTTAGTGAAGCCTTGGGAAGGAGAAAGGATCCATGAGGAATGTGTATCTGATGATCTTGAACTTACACTTGGAAACTCCAGAACCAg ataa
- the LOC123219021 gene encoding transcription repressor OFP5-like translates to MKWGRKKPSSFSLISHVFPISWLSKFKRKSRDVEPKPGKVKHVEAKWNSCGNARGGGRFYGGEGDDFWKLSFGEEGVEGKSSTSVLTSVWYNSDNEFDVPPSTWQSSGSKATTLMGKEEIQMFDNLSLNSKKIRDSSTNAEIFPRMDACKTEVHEAIIMTPRVKTEKTLKRNPKVSRGSCEREEKSRKSIQKDNLEFEQLRTIQMMQRQNCKLMSAYLEKRHHHSSRMSKNCNPIAEEDSVFAAGSLNGNYGTSSKKMSSDWEELKRMKIKELKSKNEKQGKSMDTSREVQKKRMKQSSKVKVSSPRIKALEDMKKAKLRMSKGKEKTMERRTNLESFAVVKTSFDPQKDFQDSMNEMIMEKKISQPEELEELLACYLTLNSDEYHDLIIKVFRQVWCEMNQACFDNELQN, encoded by the coding sequence ATGAAGTGGGGAAGAAAGAAgccctcttctttttctttgatctCTCATGTCTTTCCCATTTCATGGCTTTCCAAGTTCAAGCGAAAGAGTAGAGATGTGGAACCAAAACCAGGTAAAGTGAAGCACGTTGAGGCTAAGTGGAATTCATGTGGTAATGCCAGAGGAGGAGGTAGATTCTACGGTGGGGAAGGTGATGATTTCTGGAAATTATCATTTGGCGAAGAGGGTGTTGAGGGGAAGAGTAGTACGAGTGTTTTAACCTCAGTTTGGTATAATTCTGACAATGAGTTTGATGTTCCGCCTTCAACTTGGCAGAGTTCTGGATCAAAAGCTACAACATTAATGGGAAAAGAAGAGATTCAGATGTTTGacaacttgagtttgaattcaaagaAGATTAGAGACTCATCAACCAATGCAGAGATTTTTCCTCGCATGGATGCATGTAAAACTGAAGTACATGAAGCAATTATCATGACACCTAGAGTGAAAACTGAAAAGACATTGAAGAGAAATCCAAAAGTTTCAAGGGGTTCATgtgaaagagaagagaaatcaagaaaatcaattcaaaaagacAACTTGGAATTTGAACAGTTAAGAACAATTCAAATGATGCAGAGACAGAATTGCAAGTTAATGAGTGCTTATTTAGAGAAGCGGCATCATCACTCTTCAAGAATGTCGAAAAATTGTAATCCCATCGCTGAAGAAGATAGTGTATTTGCAGCAGGGAGTTTAAATGGAAATTATGGAACCTCTTCAAAGAAAATGAGTTCAGACTGGGAAGAATTGAAACGGATGAAGATAAAAGAGCTAAAATCAAAGAATGAGAAGCAGGGGAAATCTATGGACACAAGCAGAGAAGTAcagaaaaaaagaatgaaacagAGTAGCAAGGTGAAAGTTTCCTCTCCAAGAATCAAGGCACTTGAGGACATGAAGAAAGCCAAACTGAGGATGAgtaagggaaaagagaaaacaatgGAGCGAAGAACAAACCTAGAGAGCTTTGCTGTGGTGAAAACATCATTTGATCCTCAAAAAGACTTTCAAGACTCGATGAATGAGATgatcatggagaaaaagatcaGCCAGCCAGAAGAACTCGAAGAGCTCTTGGCATGCTATCTGACATTGAATTCTGATGAATACCATGATCTCATCATCAAGGTTTTCCGGCAGGTATGGTGTGAGATGAACCAGGCCTGCTTTGACAATGAATTacagaattaa
- the LOC123218615 gene encoding uncharacterized protein LOC123218615, translated as MAKLRKPWSFSVVIVTVLVFLCTGWHASAETEYISALGDPGMRRDSLRLAIESWNQCNEVGEEVPHMGSPRAADCFDIYKASPESNEKNCSICNMLPYALVHRVTEADNKLGVGDPFLGVQPDALFNVDLYAAEKELYLGSKCEVEDNPNPWQFWMIMLKSGNMDTTAAKCPKNGYKVGPFGPDNGFPCFGKRCMNQPLMYHDYTTLQGPNRTTLKGRFYGSWDLNADLSKGLVGNISYHSVDWEKEVGKGSWVFHHVLRTSTKYPWLMLYFRSDATKGVSGGYHYPTRGMSKIIPESPNFKVRFTLNVIKDGGPSSQFYLMDIGSCWKNNGQPCDGNVTSDVTRYSEMIINPNTTSWCHRDHISICPPYHTYPDGTRVHRNDTARFPYAAYHLYCSPGNAEHLEMPYTLCDPYSNPQPQEILQILPHPVWGEYGYPTRQGEGWIGDPRTWELDVGRLSQSLYFYQDPGTSPARRQWRSIDLGTEIFKDPDQVAEWTVSDFDILVSKQ; from the exons ATGGCTAAACTCAGGAAACCATGGAGCTTCTCTGTTGTTATAGTTACAGTTCTGGTTTTTCTTTGCACTGGTTGGCATGCAAGTGCCGAAACTGAGTATATATCAGCACTAGGTGATCCAGGAATGCGAAGGGATAGCCTAAGATTGGCCATTGAGTCATGGAATCAATGCAATGAGGTAGGAGAAGAAGTTCCTCACATGGGAAGTCCTAGAGCTGCAGATTGCTTTGACATATACAAAGCTTCTCCAGAGTCAAATG AAAAAAACTGTTCCATTTGCAACATGCTACCATACGCATTGGTCCACAGAGTCACGGAGGCAGACAACAAGCTAGGGGTTGGAGACCCTTTTCTTGGAGTGCAACCAGATGCCCTATTCAATGTAGACCTTTATGCTGCAGAGAAGGAACTCTATTTGGGATCTAAATGTGAAGTTGAAGACAACCCAAATCCTTGGCAATTTTGGATGATCATGCTCAAGAGTGGCAACATGGACACTACCGCAGCCAAGTGTCCTAAAAACGGGTATAAAGTTGGACCATTTGGCCCTGATAATGGGTTCCCTTGCTTTGGAAAAAGGTGCATGAATCAACCATTGATGTATCATGACTACACCACATTACAGGGGCCAAATAGGACTACTCTTAAGGGAAGGTTTTATGGCTCATGGGACTTGAATGCTGATTTGAGTAAAGGATTAGTGGGTAATATTTCTTACCATTCTGTGGATTGGGAGAAAGAGGTTGGTAAAGGAAGTTGGGTTTTTCATCATGTCTTGAGGACTTCAACTAAGTATCCATGGTTGATGCTTTACTTCAGATCAGATGCCACGAAAGGGGTGTCTGGTGGCTATCATTATCCCACCAGGGGTATGTCCAAGATT ATTCCAGAATCACCAAACTTTAAAGTAAGGTTCACTCTAAATGTGATCAAAGATGGGGGCCCTAGCAGCCAATTCTACCTAATGGACATTGGCAGTTGTTGGAAGAACAATGGACAACCTTGTGATGGCAATGTAACATCAGATGTTACTAGATACAGTGAAATGATTATAAATCCTAACACAACTTCATGGTGCCATCGTGACCACATTAGCATATGCCCACCGTACCACACATACCCTGATGGGACACGCGTCCACCGCAATGACACTGCCCGCTTCCCCTATGCTGCTTATCACCTGTATTGCTCCCCTGGAAATGCAGAGCATCTTGAAATGCCTTACACTTTATGTGATCCATATAGCAATCCTCAGCCTCAGGAGATATTGCAAATTTTGCCGCACCCCGTTTGGGGTGAGTACGGCTATCCTACTAGACAAGGAGAAGGTTGGATTGGTGATCCGAGGACTTGGGAGCTTGATGTTGGAAGATTGTCtcaatctttatatttttatcaggATCCTGGTACTTCACCAGCTAGGAGGCAATGGAGGTCCATTGATTTGGGAACTGAAATTTTCAAAGACCCAGATCAAGTTGCAGAATGGACTGTTAGTGACTTCGATATCCTCGTATCAAAGCAATGA
- the LOC123219103 gene encoding U-box domain-containing protein 17 encodes MATAAIFSSLRRRRSPSLQAFLAPVDLTDVALLQTLVTISSELVSCFSNKPLFFQRRNFRSLIRKVEVFRVLLECLRDSGSVLPSTAVLCFKELYLLLYRCKILLDYCEQSSKFWLLIQNHSISGHFHDLNQEISTLLDVFPVNDVELSEDVREQVDLMQRHARKAKLYIDKRDDSLRVKCFYFLDEFENGRVPNHVELRSFFVENLEIKDAKSCRTEIEFLEEQIVNHEGDVEPSAAVLNGFVAVTRYCRFLLFGYEEDVVALGIGNQKPRKGLITQEIADTFLSVPKDFCCPISLDLMHDPVIISTGQTYDRSSITRWLDEGNCSCPKTGQILVHTRLIPNRALRNLITQWCTAHGIPYDLPETTDSSADSFAAALPSKAAIEANRATAELLIEQLANGSQAAKTVAAREIRLLAKTGKENRAFIAKAGAIPHLRKLLSSHNPVAQENSVTAMLNLSIYEKNKSLIMDEEGCLASIVEVLRFGLTTEARENAAATLFSLSAVHDYKKRIADESGAVEALAGLLRVGTPRGKKDAVTALFNLSTHTDNCLRMIEAGAVASLVGALGTEGVAEEAAGALALIVRQQIGAAAVEKEEMAVAGLMGMMRCGTPRGKENAVAALLELCRSGGAATTERVLKAPALAGLLQTLLFTGTKRARRKAASLARVFQRCENAALHFGGLGVGYVFASNSAANRDSSFTSDVSVSMSMSVSVL; translated from the coding sequence ATGGCTACAGCGGCCATATTTTCATCTCTTCGGAGACGGAGATCACCTTCTTTACAGGCGTTCTTGGCTCCGGTTGACTTGACCGATGTGGCTCTTTTACAGACCCTTGTAACTATTTCATCTGAGCTTGTTTCTTGCTTTTCCAACAAACCTCTCTTCTTTCAGCGGAGGAATTTTCGTTCTTTGATTCGAAAGGTTGAGGTTTTTCGTGTGTTATTAGAGTGTTTAAGGGATTCGGGTTCGGTTCTTCCTTCAACGGCCGTGCTGTGTTTCAAGGAGCTGTACTTGCTTCTTTACAGGTGCAAAATACTGCTTGATTATTGTGAACAGTCTAGTAAGTTCTGGCTTTTGATTCAGAATCATTCAATTTCGGGGCATTTTCATGATTTGAATCAAGAAATATCTACCCTTTTGGATGTTTTTCCTGTTAATGATGTTGAATTGAGTGAAGACGTTAGGGAGCAGGTTGACCTTATGCAGAGGCATGCTAGGAAGGCTAAATTGTATATAGATAAAAGGGATGATTCATTGAGggttaaatgtttttattttcttgatgaGTTTGAGAATGGGAGAGTACCAAATCATGTGGAGTTGCGATCTTTCTTTGTGGAGAATTTGGAGATTAAAGATGCAAAGAGTTGTAGAACTGAGATTGAGTTTTTGGAGGAGCAGATTGTCAATCATGAGGGAGATGTTGAGCCATCTGCTGCTGTCCTTAATGGGTTTGTTGCGGTGACACGGTATTGCAGGTTTTTGCTATTTGGATACGAGGAAGATGTGGTGGCATTGGGAATTGGAAATCAGAAGCCAAGAAAAGGTTTGATTACTCAAGAGATTGCGGATACTTTCTTATCAGTACCTAAGGATTTCTGTTGTCCAATATCGTTAGATTTGATGCATGATCCGGTGATAATTTCAACTGGACAGACTTATGATAGGAGCTCAATCACCCGGTGGTTGGATGAAGGGAACTGTTCTTGTCCAAAGACAGGGCAAATTCTTGTCCATACTCGTCTTATTCCTAATCGAGCTTTGAGGAATTTGATTACTCAGTGGTGCACTGCTCATGGAATTCCTTATGACCTTCCAGAGACTACAGATTCATCTGCTGATTCTTTTGCTGCGGCTCTGCCTAGTAAAGCTGCAATTGAAGCCAATAGAGCTACTGCAGAGCTTCTCATTGAACAGCTAGCCAATGGGTCACAGGCTGCAAAGACTGTGGCTGCACGGGAGATACGCTTATTAGCAAAAACAGGAAAAGAAAACCGTGCTTTTATTGCAAAAGCTGGTGCAATCCCCCATCTTCGTAAGCTACTTTCATCTCATAACCCTGTTGCACAAGAGAATTCAGTTACTGCAATGCTTAATCTATCAATTTATGAGAAGAACAAAAGTCTTATCATGGATGAGGAAGGGTGTTTGGCATCTATTGTTGAAGTTCTGAGGTTTGGACTCACAACAGAAGCTAGAGAAAATGCTGCAGCAACATTGTTTAGCCTCTCTGCAGTTCATGACTACAAGAAGAGAATAGCTGATGAGAGTGGGGCAGTTGAGGCCTTGGCGGGGTTGTTGAGAGTCGGAACCCCAAGAGGGAAGAAGGATGCTGTCACAGCTTTATTTAATCTATCTACACACACAGATAACTGCCTGAGAATGATAGAGGCAGGGGCTGTTGCCTCTCTAGTTGGAGCATTGGGAACTGAAGGGGTTGCAGAAGAAGCAGCAGGTGCATTGGCCTTAATAGTTAGGCAGCAAATTGGTGCTGCAGCTGTGGAGAAAGAGGAAATGGCTGTGGCTGGGTTAATGGGAATGATGAGGTGTGGGACACCAAGAGGGAAAGAGAATGCAGTTGCAGCATTGCTTGAGCTGTGCAGAAGTGGTGGGGCTGCCACGACTGAGAGGGTGCTTAAAGCTCCAGCATTGGCTGGTTTGCTTCAGACTTTGTTGTTTACTGGTACAAAGCGGGCAAGAAGAAAAGCAGCATCCCTTGCCAGAGTGTTTCAAAGGTGTGAAAATGCTGCCTTGCATTTTGGTGGACTGGGTGTCGGTTATGTATTTGCTAGCAACTCAGCTGCAAATAGGGATTCAAGTTTCACCAGTGATGTCTCAGTATCTATGTCCATGTCTGTGTCTGTTTTGTAA
- the LOC123218773 gene encoding BES1/BZR1 homolog protein 4-like isoform X2, with protein sequence MTSGTRMPTWKERENNKRRERRRRAIASKIYSGLRMYGNYKLPKHCDNNEVLKALCNEAGWTVEEDGTTYKKGCKPVERMDIIGGSASASPCSSYQPSPCVSYNPSPASSSFPSPRASHYAANANGSDANFLIPWLKNLSSSTSSISSKQSHHLYIHAGSISAPVTPPLSSPTARTPRAKNDWDDAAVGSAWPMQQYSLLPSSTPPSPSRQVLPDSGWLAGIQIPQSGPSSPTFSLVARNPFGFREEVLSGGPSRMWTPGQSGTCSPAVPAGFDQTADVPMTDGIAAEFAFGCNATGLVKPWEGERIHEECVSDDLELTLGNSRTR encoded by the exons ATGACGTCTGGAACGAGAATGCCGACTTGGAAGGAGAGGGAAAACAACAAGAGACGAGAGCGCAGAAGACGAGCCATCGCCTCCAAGATCTACTCAGGCTTGAGAATGTACGGTAACTACAAACTGCCTAAACACTGTGACAACAACGAGGTCTTGAAAGCTCTCTGTAATGAAGCCGGTTGGACCGTTGAAGAAGACGGCACCACTTACAAAAAG GGTTGCAAACCTGTAGAACGCATGGACATTATAGGAGGGTCTGCATCAGCTAGTCCATGCTCGTCATATCAGCCAAGTCCATGTGTATCCTACAATCCAAGTCCTGCCTCATCTTCCTTTCCTAGTCCAAGGGCATCTCATTATGCTGCCAACGCAAATGGTTCTGATGCCAATTTCCTTATACCATGGCTCAAAAACCTCTCTTCTAGTACATCATCAATTTCATCTAAACAATCCCACCATCTCTATATTCATGCAGGTTCCATAAGTGCCCCAGTGACCCCTCCATTGAGCTCCCCAACTGCCCGAACTCCTCGAGCAAAAAATGACTGGGATGACGCTGCTGTGGGCTCAGCCTGGCCCATGCAGCAATATTCTTTATTGCCATCATCAACCCCACCAAGTCCTAGCCGCCAAGTCCTACCTGATTCAGGATGGCTTGCAGGAATTCAGATTCCCCAAAGTGGTCCTTCGTCTCCTACATTCAGCCTTGTTGCACGAAATCCATTTGGGTTTAGAGAGGAGGTTTTGTCAGGTGGACCATCACGAATGTGGACTCCAGGACAAAGTGGGACCTGCTCTCCTGCAGTTCCTGCCGGCTTTGATCAAACGGCAGATGTTCCAATGACAGATGGTATTGCAGCTGAGTTTGCATTTGGCTGTAATGCAACTGGTTTAGTGAAGCCTTGGGAAGGAGAAAGGATCCATGAGGAATGTGTATCTGATGATCTTGAACTTACACTTGGAAACTCCAGAACCAggtaa
- the LOC123219020 gene encoding LOW QUALITY PROTEIN: pentatricopeptide repeat-containing protein At4g18840-like (The sequence of the model RefSeq protein was modified relative to this genomic sequence to represent the inferred CDS: inserted 1 base in 1 codon), whose amino-acid sequence MSTSLSHSQTPILSFTDMATSLTEIQQAHAHMLKTGHFNNTFAASRLISFASTNPDPQTLSYSHSILTRIHNPNSYTFNILIRAYANSLNPQNALPVFLQMLSGHANVVPDKYTFTFVLKACAKSGGLREGMQIHGHLLKIGIGCDLFAQNTLVHMYATSGCIERARNVLDKMPKRDVVSWNALLSAYVEMGMIELARELFNEMDERNVESWNFMISGYVNAGLVEDARRIFNMMPSKNVVSWNAIITGYAHASCFNEVLVLFEDMQDAKVKPDNCTFVNVLSACARVGALSQGEWIHAYIDKNRIEIDGFIATALVDMYSKCGIIEKAMKIFRNTLRKDVSTWNSMISGLSIHGXGESALQIFSDMSVAGVEPNEVTFIGVLSACSRSGLLDEGREKFDLMTHVYRIQPTVEHYGCMVDLLGRQGLLEEAEELVRAMPQKEAPVVWETLLGACKNHGNIELAESVAKKLLEMNPQDSAGYVQLSNMYASIGRWDDVMELRNKMKAQKVNKEPGCSMIEVDGVIHEFLAGEGIIS is encoded by the exons ATGAGTACATCTTTGTCTCACTCTCAGACCCCAATTCTCTCATTCACTGATATGGCCACTTCCCTTACTGAAATTCAGCAAGCTCATGCCCACATGCTCAAAACTGGTCATTTCAACAACACTTTTGCTGCAAGCAGACTCATCAGTTTTGCCAGCACAAACCCTGATCCTCAAACTCTCTCTTATAGTCACTCCATTCTCACTCGAATTCACAACCCGAATTCGTACACTTTTAATATCCTTATCAGAGCTTATGCTAACAGTCTCAACCCACAAAATGCACTCCCAGTCTTCCTTCAAATGTTGAGTGGCCATGCAAATGTTGTTCCTGATAAGTACACTTTCACTTTTGTGTTAAAGGCATGTGCTAAATCTGGTGGATTGAGAGAAGGAATGCAAATTCATGGTCATTTGTTAAAGATTGGAATTGGGTGTGATTTGTTTGCTCAAAATACCTTGGTTCATATGTATGCGACATCCGGGTGTATTGAAAGGGCACGTAATGTGCTTGATAAAATGCCGAAACGAGACGTGGTTTCTTGGAATGCTTTGTTAAGTGCTTATGTGGAAATGGGAATGATTGAGTTAGCACGCGAGTTGTTTAATGAAATGGATGAAAGGAATGTAGAATCTTGGAATTTTATGATTTCGGGGTATGTAAATGCTGGGTTGGTTGAAGACGCTAGACGGATTTTTAATATGATGCCTTCAAAGAATGTGGTTTCTTGGAATGCTATTATCACTGGTTATGCGCATGCAAGTTGTTTCAATGAAGTTTTGGTGTTGTTTGAGGATATGCAGGATGCGAAAGTGAAGCCTGATAATTGCACATTTGTCAATGTTTTATCTGCCTGTGCCCGGGTTGGAGCTCTAAGCCAAGGTGAATGGATTCATGCTTATATTGATAAGAATAGGATTGAAATTGATGGTTTTATAGCTACTGCTCTTGTTGATATGTATTCCAAATGTGGGATCATTGAAAAGGctatgaaaatttttagaaacACTTTGAGGAAGGATGTTAGTacttggaattcaatgattTCTGGTTTAAGTATACATG TTGGAGAATCTGCTTTGCAAATATTCTCTGATATGAGTGTGGCGGGTGTTGAGCCGAATGAAGTGACATTTATAGGTGTTTTATCTGCATGTAGTCGTTCAGGGCTGTTAGATGAGGGGCGTGAAAAATTTGATCTCATGACTCATGTTTATAGAATTCAACCAACAGTTGAGCACTACGGCTGCATGGTGGATTTACTTGGTCGACAGGGATTACTTGAGGAGGCTGAGGAACTCGTGAGAGCAATGCCACAGAAAGAAGCTCCCGTGGTCTGGGAAACACTTTTGGGTGCTTGCAAAAACCATGGTAATATAGAGTTGGCAGAGTCTGTTGCTAAGAAGCTCTTGGAGATGAATCCTCAAGATAGTGCTGGGTATGTACAGTTGTCAAACATGTATGCATCTATTGGAAGATGGGATGATGTTATGGAGTTGAGGAATAAAATGAAGGCACAAAAAGTAAACAAGGAGCCCGGTTGTAGCATGATAGAAGTGGATGGAGTAATTCATGAGTTCTTAGCTGGCGAAGGAATAATTTCCTGA
- the LOC123218773 gene encoding BES1/BZR1 homolog protein 4-like isoform X3, producing the protein MTSGTRMPTWKERENNKRRERRRRAIASKIYSGLRMYGNYKLPKHCDNNEVLKALCNEAGWTVEEDGTTYKKGCKPVERMDIIGGSASASPCSSYQPSPCVSYNPSPASSSFPSPRASHYAANANGSISAPVTPPLSSPTARTPRAKNDWDDAAVGSAWPMQQYSLLPSSTPPSPSRQVLPDSGWLAGIQIPQSGPSSPTFSLVARNPFGFREEVLSGGPSRMWTPGQSGTCSPAVPAGFDQTADVPMTDGIAAEFAFGCNATGLVKPWEGERIHEECVSDDLELTLGNSRTR; encoded by the exons ATGACGTCTGGAACGAGAATGCCGACTTGGAAGGAGAGGGAAAACAACAAGAGACGAGAGCGCAGAAGACGAGCCATCGCCTCCAAGATCTACTCAGGCTTGAGAATGTACGGTAACTACAAACTGCCTAAACACTGTGACAACAACGAGGTCTTGAAAGCTCTCTGTAATGAAGCCGGTTGGACCGTTGAAGAAGACGGCACCACTTACAAAAAG GGTTGCAAACCTGTAGAACGCATGGACATTATAGGAGGGTCTGCATCAGCTAGTCCATGCTCGTCATATCAGCCAAGTCCATGTGTATCCTACAATCCAAGTCCTGCCTCATCTTCCTTTCCTAGTCCAAGGGCATCTCATTATGCTGCCAACGCAAATG GTTCCATAAGTGCCCCAGTGACCCCTCCATTGAGCTCCCCAACTGCCCGAACTCCTCGAGCAAAAAATGACTGGGATGACGCTGCTGTGGGCTCAGCCTGGCCCATGCAGCAATATTCTTTATTGCCATCATCAACCCCACCAAGTCCTAGCCGCCAAGTCCTACCTGATTCAGGATGGCTTGCAGGAATTCAGATTCCCCAAAGTGGTCCTTCGTCTCCTACATTCAGCCTTGTTGCACGAAATCCATTTGGGTTTAGAGAGGAGGTTTTGTCAGGTGGACCATCACGAATGTGGACTCCAGGACAAAGTGGGACCTGCTCTCCTGCAGTTCCTGCCGGCTTTGATCAAACGGCAGATGTTCCAATGACAGATGGTATTGCAGCTGAGTTTGCATTTGGCTGTAATGCAACTGGTTTAGTGAAGCCTTGGGAAGGAGAAAGGATCCATGAGGAATGTGTATCTGATGATCTTGAACTTACACTTGGAAACTCCAGAACCAg ataa